One region of Catenuloplanes indicus genomic DNA includes:
- a CDS encoding cation:dicarboxylate symporter family transporter — MSVTENTAPARRSGGRTHFLYIAVIVAVLLGIAVGFIWPETAKALAPLGTGFVNLIKMMIGPVIFCTIVLGIGSIRKAASVGKVGGLALGYFLAMSTVALAIGLVVGNIVHPGQGMQLSESIAAAGQKAAGNAPHQSTSEFLLGIIPHTLVSSLTEGLVLQTLLVALLVGFAVQSMGSRGEPVLRAIELIQRLVFKILAMIMWLAPVGAFGAIAAVVGATGMDALKSLAQIMIGFYVTCAIFVFVILGLILKLVSGVNIFSLLKYLGREFLLIVSTSSSESALPRLIAKMQHAGISKSVVGITVPTGYSFNLDGTAIYLTMASLFIAAAMGDPLSVGEQISLLLFMIIASKGAAGITGAGLATLAGGLSSHRPDLVDGVGLIVGIDRFMSEARALTNFAGNAVATVLVGTWTREIDKERLAAVLSGREPFDEATMLDEEEEETHTPEPAAPRA, encoded by the coding sequence ATGAGCGTCACGGAGAACACAGCGCCTGCGCGGCGGTCGGGCGGCCGCACCCATTTCCTCTACATCGCCGTCATCGTCGCCGTGCTGCTCGGCATCGCGGTCGGCTTCATCTGGCCGGAGACCGCGAAGGCCCTGGCGCCGCTCGGCACCGGCTTCGTCAACCTGATCAAGATGATGATCGGGCCGGTCATCTTCTGCACCATCGTGCTCGGCATCGGGTCGATCCGGAAGGCCGCGTCGGTCGGCAAGGTCGGCGGCCTGGCCCTCGGTTACTTCCTCGCGATGTCCACGGTGGCGCTGGCGATCGGCCTGGTGGTCGGCAATATCGTGCACCCGGGCCAGGGCATGCAGCTGAGCGAGTCGATCGCGGCCGCGGGCCAGAAGGCGGCCGGGAACGCGCCGCACCAGAGCACGTCGGAGTTCCTGCTCGGGATCATCCCGCACACGCTGGTCTCGTCGCTGACCGAGGGCCTGGTGCTGCAGACGCTGCTGGTGGCGTTGCTGGTCGGGTTCGCGGTGCAGTCGATGGGCAGCCGCGGCGAGCCGGTCCTGCGCGCGATCGAGCTGATCCAGCGCCTGGTCTTCAAGATCCTCGCGATGATCATGTGGCTGGCCCCGGTCGGTGCGTTCGGCGCGATCGCCGCGGTGGTCGGTGCGACCGGCATGGACGCGCTGAAGAGCCTGGCCCAGATCATGATCGGCTTCTACGTCACCTGCGCGATCTTCGTGTTCGTGATCCTCGGCCTGATCCTCAAGCTGGTCTCCGGTGTGAACATCTTCAGCCTGCTCAAGTACCTCGGCCGCGAGTTCCTGCTGATCGTGTCCACGTCGTCGTCGGAGTCCGCGCTGCCGCGGCTGATCGCGAAGATGCAGCACGCCGGGATCAGCAAGTCGGTCGTCGGCATCACGGTCCCGACCGGCTACTCGTTCAACCTGGACGGCACCGCGATCTATCTGACCATGGCGTCGCTGTTCATCGCGGCCGCGATGGGCGACCCGCTGAGCGTCGGGGAGCAGATCTCGCTGCTGCTCTTCATGATCATCGCTTCCAAGGGCGCGGCCGGCATCACCGGCGCCGGCCTGGCCACGCTGGCCGGCGGCCTGTCCAGCCACCGTCCCGACCTGGTCGACGGCGTCGGCCTGATCGTCGGCATCGACCGGTTCATGTCCGAGGCCCGCGCGCTGACCAACTTCGCCGGCAACGCGGTCGCCACGGTCCTGGTCGGCACTTGGACCCGGGAGATCGACAAGGAGCGCCTGGCCGCGGTGCTGTCCGGCCGCGAACCGTTCGACGAGGCCACCATGCTGGACGAGGAGGAGGAGGAGACGCACACGCCGGAGCCCGCAGCCCCGCGCGCGTGA
- a CDS encoding ADP-ribosylglycohydrolase family protein: protein MTMIDICRDSLDGLSVGDALGAQFFVPGTNPGRLPDGPWPWTDDTEMACSVTAALRPGRPIDQDELAALFAEHFEPYRGYGGGAVVLLRQLREGASWRELAPAAFGGQGSMGNGAAMRVAPLGAFHAGDSRTAAREALRSAEITHAHPEAILGAVAVAVAAAEAGWARTVRDRPAPADLLDAVHGLLVESQVAAGVGRARRLLGVSVAEAAYELGNGSQVLAPDTVPFALWAAVTHLHDFPAAIMACVEAGGDVDTTAAIVGGIVASYTGRDGIPEEWLARREPLPSYALNVS from the coding sequence ATGACGATGATTGACATCTGTAGGGACAGCCTGGACGGTCTGTCGGTGGGTGACGCGCTGGGCGCGCAGTTCTTCGTTCCGGGCACCAACCCGGGAAGGCTTCCGGACGGGCCGTGGCCCTGGACCGACGACACCGAGATGGCCTGCTCGGTCACGGCCGCGCTGCGGCCCGGCCGGCCGATCGACCAGGACGAGCTGGCGGCGCTGTTCGCCGAGCACTTCGAACCCTATCGCGGGTACGGCGGGGGTGCGGTCGTGCTGCTGCGGCAGCTGCGCGAGGGCGCGTCGTGGCGGGAACTGGCACCGGCCGCGTTCGGCGGCCAGGGGTCGATGGGCAACGGGGCGGCGATGCGGGTGGCGCCGCTCGGCGCGTTCCACGCCGGGGATTCGCGGACCGCGGCGCGGGAGGCGCTGCGGTCGGCCGAGATCACGCACGCGCATCCGGAGGCGATCCTCGGTGCGGTGGCCGTGGCGGTCGCGGCGGCCGAGGCCGGCTGGGCGCGCACGGTGCGTGACCGGCCCGCGCCCGCGGACCTGCTCGACGCGGTGCACGGTCTTCTGGTGGAGAGCCAGGTGGCCGCGGGCGTGGGGCGGGCCCGGCGGCTACTCGGTGTGAGCGTGGCCGAGGCGGCGTACGAGCTGGGGAACGGATCGCAGGTGCTGGCGCCGGATACGGTGCCGTTCGCGCTGTGGGCCGCCGTCACGCATCTGCACGACTTCCCGGCCGCGATCATGGCGTGCGTGGAGGCCGGCGGAGACGTCGACACCACCGCGGCGATCGTGGGCGGGATTGTGGCGTCATATACGGGGCGTGACGGAATTCCGGAGGAGTGGCTGGCACGGCGGGAGCCGTTGCCGTCCTATGCGCTAAACGTTTCCTGA
- a CDS encoding sensor histidine kinase, whose translation MPIIRRWSIARELFVLQVLVVTLLVTAGTVGTVALAAQDAQHAAVEEVTAVAETIARSPLVVTALRADDPTTTLQPYAESVRVATGTDFIVVMAPDRTRYTHPNPSLIEGAFVGSIDAALHGGVVVETTTGSLGRSVRTVVPVRDETGAITGLVSVGITTDEINRRLRNQLPAVLLATVLALALAALGAWLLSNRLRRQTHGLGPAEMRRMYEYYDAVLHSVREGLLVVGRDGRVALINDEGRRLLGLPDDVPVSALSLPAEVAELLTAAEPAADVPVLAGDRVLVANQRVTRFEGRTLGTVLTLRDHTELRALAGELDSVRGLTEALRAQAHEAANRLHTVLTMVELGRADEAVRLATAELQLAQQLTDQVVGAVAEPALAALLLGKSAQAAERGVELVVDPASRLDSARLPSRDLLTVVGNLVDNALEAVAGHPVPRRVTVLITEEPAEVLVRVSDTGPGMTAEEAAAAFRRGWTTKREGRGLGLALVRQVAERHSGTASAAAGPGGGAVITVRLPVAGG comes from the coding sequence ATGCCGATCATCCGCCGCTGGAGCATCGCGCGCGAGCTGTTCGTGCTGCAGGTGCTGGTCGTGACGTTACTGGTCACGGCCGGGACCGTGGGCACGGTCGCGCTCGCGGCGCAGGACGCGCAGCACGCGGCCGTCGAGGAGGTCACCGCCGTCGCCGAGACGATCGCCCGCTCACCGCTGGTGGTCACGGCGCTGCGCGCCGACGATCCCACGACCACCCTGCAGCCGTACGCGGAGAGCGTGCGCGTCGCGACCGGCACCGACTTCATCGTGGTGATGGCGCCGGACCGCACCCGCTACACGCATCCGAACCCGTCGCTGATCGAGGGCGCGTTCGTCGGCTCGATCGACGCGGCGCTGCACGGCGGCGTGGTGGTGGAGACGACCACCGGCAGCCTCGGCCGGTCCGTGCGCACGGTCGTGCCGGTCCGCGACGAGACCGGCGCGATCACCGGGCTGGTCTCGGTCGGCATCACCACCGACGAGATCAACCGCCGGCTGCGCAACCAGCTCCCGGCCGTGCTGCTGGCCACCGTGCTCGCGCTCGCGCTGGCCGCCCTCGGCGCCTGGCTGCTCTCCAACCGGCTGCGGCGGCAGACGCACGGGCTCGGCCCGGCCGAGATGCGCCGGATGTACGAGTACTACGACGCGGTCCTGCACTCGGTCCGCGAGGGCCTGCTGGTGGTCGGCCGGGACGGCCGCGTCGCGCTGATCAACGACGAGGGCCGACGGCTGCTCGGCCTGCCCGACGACGTGCCGGTGTCCGCACTGTCGCTGCCGGCCGAGGTCGCGGAGCTGCTGACCGCGGCGGAACCGGCCGCGGACGTGCCGGTGCTGGCCGGCGACCGGGTGCTGGTCGCGAACCAGCGGGTGACCCGGTTCGAGGGCCGCACGCTCGGCACGGTCCTGACCCTGCGCGACCACACCGAGCTGCGCGCGCTCGCCGGTGAGCTGGACTCGGTACGCGGCCTGACCGAGGCGCTGCGCGCGCAGGCGCACGAGGCCGCGAACCGGCTGCACACCGTGCTCACCATGGTCGAGCTCGGCCGGGCCGACGAGGCGGTCCGGCTCGCCACCGCCGAACTGCAACTCGCCCAGCAGCTCACCGACCAGGTCGTCGGTGCGGTCGCGGAACCGGCGCTGGCCGCGCTGCTGCTCGGCAAGTCCGCGCAGGCCGCCGAGCGCGGCGTCGAGCTGGTGGTCGACCCGGCGTCCAGGCTGGACAGTGCGCGGCTGCCGAGCCGGGACCTGCTCACCGTGGTCGGCAACCTGGTCGACAACGCGCTCGAGGCGGTCGCCGGGCACCCGGTGCCGCGCCGGGTCACCGTGCTGATCACCGAGGAGCCGGCCGAGGTGCTGGTGCGCGTCTCCGACACCGGCCCGGGGATGACGGCCGAGGAGGCCGCGGCCGCGTTCCGGCGCGGCTGGACCACCAAGCGGGAGGGCCGCGGCCTCGGGCTGGCGCTGGTCCGGCAGGTCGCGGAACGGCACAGCGGCACCGCGTCGGCCGCGGCCGGCCCCGGCGGCGGCGCGGTCATCACGGTCCGGCTGCCGGTGGCCGGCGGATGA
- a CDS encoding AbfB domain-containing protein produces the protein MTEGIDLVVAARVGDRRALAELNALHLPLVYNVAGRALRVHADIEHAVRRTFARAARELAQLRDPDRFRGWLLACTVREIAGVQAAGTGAATALDGGPAAPSADFVSLCVVQHKLTGRRRELDEATRWIDGEHSVVLALWWLEAAGLLTRAEMADALRMPPDHVTGRVALLREQWEQARALVGALRAQPGCPELAALTDGWDHLPAPAWRRGLGLHVGDCPVCGTAIAGLPELVRLLGEQPLVPVPAALVGALATDGLVPPDAARTNPMLGGTPPVTPVRAATTGPNGPAPGRPGAYSAGWAGAPGTAAAAAAAAGGVAATPGAGTTRSGEVSAGPTADITAIAAAAAAGATGAAVAGAGTAAGAAAAAAGAGRAAGAAGAVTAGTGRGAGAVTAGTGRGAGETGDVPAGTGRAGSPGSGRPEATTTGTARRAEPTASRGGAGVRNVAEAAAARRAADGSRASAESRDADSSASRYPGGAAGQDSRQAASPDVAGAAGGRRTGAPGAAGSSGGQDSRQPGVAGVAGPAGGRHTGTPGAGSVAGQAGSRQSASAGAGGAAGADGPAGGRHTATPGTAGSTAGQDSRQPGSAGGAGSAGARHTATPGTAGSAGGGDSRQTGSAGVAGAAGAAAGRTVAGSSGVVAGKADGTAALPMIGGKRAPEEPPTWRGTPTRIVGPAASAEPGAADEAPTWTGAPTRIPATDAPTAMLPAVSGGAPAKGAHQREVPPGKQSGAGTVAIPKQRGADADTTAVIPRVPADDRDAGDTGVLAGVILPGDQFVPPQTASRHIPPPSGGDGDDDAGAIVPLRDAEEPEHTGRSKKALALAGIAAVVALSTTAGLIINSVIGGDEETLTPIAAPSGAAQYAVPPVVETFASASASPSASASPSPSPSVSPSPSPSAAAKPSPSRTPSAAPPSPAAPPGGGTTADLRSLRTAGSDRYVRVSGGSVTVERGSGTSLQLVPGLANAGCVSLRTPDGRYLRHFDYRVRADGDDGSALFKADATFCLQQAGGAVMLRSHNFPEYFLRVRDSGLYITQIDRNSAASMLWVLTDPVG, from the coding sequence GTGACCGAGGGTATCGACCTCGTTGTTGCGGCCCGGGTGGGGGACCGTCGAGCGCTTGCGGAGCTGAACGCGCTCCATCTGCCCCTGGTCTACAACGTCGCGGGCCGTGCGCTGCGCGTTCACGCCGACATCGAGCACGCGGTGCGCCGCACGTTCGCGCGCGCCGCCCGCGAGCTGGCGCAGCTGCGCGACCCGGACCGCTTCCGCGGGTGGTTGCTCGCGTGTACGGTCCGTGAGATCGCGGGTGTCCAGGCCGCCGGGACCGGCGCCGCCACCGCGCTCGACGGCGGGCCCGCGGCCCCGTCCGCGGACTTCGTCAGCCTCTGTGTCGTCCAGCACAAGCTCACCGGCCGGCGCCGGGAGCTGGACGAGGCCACCCGCTGGATCGACGGCGAGCACTCCGTGGTGCTGGCGCTGTGGTGGCTGGAGGCCGCCGGCCTGCTCACCCGCGCCGAGATGGCGGACGCGCTGCGCATGCCGCCGGACCACGTCACCGGCCGGGTCGCCCTGCTCCGCGAGCAGTGGGAGCAGGCCCGTGCGCTGGTCGGCGCGCTGCGCGCCCAGCCCGGCTGCCCCGAGCTGGCCGCGCTCACCGACGGCTGGGACCACCTGCCCGCACCGGCCTGGCGCCGCGGCCTCGGCCTGCACGTCGGTGACTGCCCGGTCTGCGGCACCGCGATCGCCGGCCTGCCGGAACTGGTCCGGCTGCTCGGCGAGCAGCCGCTCGTCCCGGTCCCGGCCGCACTGGTCGGCGCGCTCGCCACGGACGGCCTGGTCCCGCCGGACGCCGCGCGCACCAACCCGATGCTCGGCGGCACGCCGCCGGTCACCCCGGTCCGCGCGGCCACCACCGGCCCGAACGGCCCGGCACCGGGCCGCCCCGGCGCCTACTCGGCCGGCTGGGCCGGTGCCCCCGGCACGGCCGCCGCCGCGGCCGCCGCGGCCGGTGGCGTGGCGGCGACGCCGGGCGCGGGAACCACCCGATCGGGTGAAGTCTCGGCCGGGCCGACCGCCGACATCACGGCCATCGCGGCAGCCGCGGCCGCCGGAGCGACCGGCGCCGCTGTGGCGGGTGCGGGCACGGCCGCGGGTGCGGCCGCCGCCGCGGCGGGTGCGGGCCGGGCCGCCGGTGCGGCCGGTGCCGTCACCGCGGGTACCGGCCGGGGTGCCGGTGCGGTCACGGCGGGTACCGGCCGGGGTGCCGGAGAGACCGGCGATGTCCCGGCGGGCACCGGCCGGGCGGGATCGCCAGGCTCCGGGCGGCCGGAGGCGACGACCACCGGGACCGCGCGGCGTGCGGAGCCGACCGCGTCGCGCGGTGGCGCGGGCGTCCGAAACGTGGCGGAGGCCGCCGCCGCACGACGTGCCGCCGACGGCAGCAGGGCATCCGCGGAATCGCGTGACGCCGATTCGTCTGCCTCGCGGTACCCGGGTGGTGCCGCCGGACAGGACTCCCGGCAGGCGGCTTCGCCGGACGTCGCCGGAGCGGCTGGTGGGCGGCGCACCGGGGCGCCGGGGGCTGCGGGCAGCTCTGGCGGGCAGGATTCCCGGCAGCCGGGTGTCGCCGGAGTTGCTGGTCCCGCCGGCGGGCGGCACACCGGGACGCCGGGAGCGGGCAGCGTGGCTGGACAGGCCGGTTCGCGGCAGTCGGCCTCGGCGGGCGCCGGTGGCGCGGCCGGTGCCGATGGCCCGGCCGGCGGGCGGCACACCGCGACGCCGGGAACCGCGGGCAGCACCGCCGGACAGGATTCCCGGCAGCCGGGTTCGGCAGGCGGCGCCGGTTCCGCCGGCGCGCGGCACACCGCGACCCCGGGGACCGCGGGCAGCGCAGGCGGAGGGGATTCCCGGCAGACGGGTTCGGCGGGCGTCGCCGGCGCGGCCGGTGCGGCCGCCGGCCGTACCGTGGCGGGCTCTTCCGGTGTCGTGGCCGGGAAGGCCGATGGCACGGCCGCGCTGCCGATGATCGGTGGCAAGCGGGCGCCGGAGGAGCCGCCCACGTGGCGCGGCACGCCGACCCGGATCGTCGGGCCGGCCGCGTCCGCCGAGCCGGGGGCGGCCGACGAGGCGCCGACGTGGACGGGCGCGCCGACCCGGATCCCGGCCACGGACGCGCCGACCGCGATGCTGCCGGCCGTGTCCGGTGGTGCGCCGGCCAAGGGGGCGCACCAGCGTGAGGTGCCGCCGGGGAAGCAGAGCGGCGCGGGTACCGTGGCGATCCCGAAGCAGCGCGGGGCGGACGCGGACACGACCGCGGTCATCCCGCGGGTGCCGGCCGACGACCGGGATGCCGGCGACACCGGCGTGCTGGCCGGCGTGATCCTGCCCGGCGACCAGTTCGTGCCGCCGCAGACCGCGTCGCGGCACATTCCGCCGCCGTCCGGTGGTGACGGTGACGACGACGCCGGCGCGATCGTGCCGCTCCGCGACGCGGAGGAGCCGGAGCACACCGGGCGGTCGAAGAAGGCGCTGGCGCTCGCCGGGATCGCGGCCGTGGTCGCGCTGAGCACCACGGCCGGGCTGATCATCAACAGCGTGATCGGCGGTGACGAGGAGACGCTCACGCCGATCGCGGCGCCGTCCGGCGCGGCGCAGTACGCGGTGCCGCCGGTGGTGGAGACGTTCGCGTCGGCGTCCGCGTCGCCGTCGGCATCCGCCTCGCCCTCGCCGTCGCCGTCCGTGTCGCCGTCGCCGAGCCCGTCGGCCGCCGCGAAGCCGTCACCGTCGAGGACGCCGTCCGCGGCGCCGCCGTCACCGGCCGCGCCGCCCGGCGGCGGGACCACCGCCGACCTGCGGTCACTGCGGACGGCCGGCTCCGACCGGTACGTGCGGGTCAGCGGCGGCAGCGTGACCGTGGAGCGCGGCTCGGGCACCTCGTTACAGCTGGTACCCGGCCTGGCGAACGCGGGCTGCGTGTCGCTGCGCACGCCGGACGGCCGCTACCTGCGGCACTTCGACTACCGGGTGCGGGCCGACGGCGACGACGGCTCCGCGCTGTTCAAGGCGGACGCCACGTTCTGCCTGCAGCAGGCGGGCGGCGCGGTCATGCTGCGGTCGCACAACTTCCCGGAATACTTCCTCCGGGTACGTGACTCCGGGCTCTACATCACGCAGATCGACCGCAACTCCGCCGCGTCGATGCTCTGGGTGCTCACCGACCCGGTCGGCTGA
- a CDS encoding GAF domain-containing SpoIIE family protein phosphatase, which produces MTEPFPERSGVLSLTARLEALTRTGLDAVADATFDRFAEMVRTVLRVPVALVSLVGDDRQFFPGACGLGDPWAAQRQTPLSHSFCQHVVAASEPLVVVDARTDPRVRGNLAIEDLGVIGYAGMPLTDADGQVLGSLCAIDHEPRDWTDAELALLADLAAACSDSLRLRITAYWARRHEQRAAAAFDRNLLLLRASTALAGADSLDGLVDAVHELIADVLDPAYVGVSVIGPGRHLTLASARLLPSRIADRWARYPSASSTPTALAVRTGRPVVLPDPVAVAAETPDALATFAEMGWQSAVSVPLPGPAGPVGALTFTWDRPYAPDDAGQAVLVALAGYTAQALVRVTALDDRRTAAATMQKALLTPLPAHDHLRMAARYVPAHHEDHVGGDWYDAISLGEERLALVIGDVAGHSIGAAAAMSQYRSMMRTLLVDRDEPPSALLRRLEHTSRSLGHPELTTVLVAHLDPAPAGGHVLTWANAGHPPPLVVLPDGGVDLLDGHDPLIGAARRTSRRNHTRYLPPGTTLVLYTDGLVETRTATLDDGLDVVRDLLRREHRAGPDTLADLLIRHGPVVTGEDDVALLIVATPPHP; this is translated from the coding sequence GTGACCGAGCCGTTCCCGGAGCGGTCCGGCGTGCTGTCGCTCACCGCCCGGCTCGAGGCGCTGACCCGCACCGGGCTGGACGCGGTCGCGGACGCGACGTTCGACCGGTTCGCGGAGATGGTCCGCACGGTGCTGCGCGTGCCGGTCGCGCTGGTGTCGCTGGTCGGCGACGACCGGCAGTTCTTCCCGGGTGCCTGCGGGCTCGGCGATCCGTGGGCCGCGCAGCGGCAGACGCCGCTGTCGCACTCGTTCTGCCAGCACGTGGTCGCCGCCTCCGAGCCGCTCGTGGTGGTCGACGCGCGGACCGACCCGCGCGTGCGCGGCAACCTCGCGATCGAGGACCTCGGCGTGATCGGGTACGCGGGCATGCCGCTGACCGACGCGGACGGCCAGGTCCTCGGCTCGCTGTGCGCGATCGACCACGAGCCGCGGGACTGGACCGACGCCGAGCTGGCACTGCTGGCCGACCTCGCCGCGGCCTGCTCGGACAGTCTGCGTCTGCGCATCACCGCCTACTGGGCACGCCGGCACGAGCAGCGCGCGGCCGCCGCCTTCGACCGCAACCTGCTGCTGTTACGCGCCAGCACGGCGCTGGCCGGCGCGGATTCCCTGGACGGCCTGGTGGACGCGGTCCACGAGCTGATCGCGGACGTGCTCGACCCGGCGTACGTCGGCGTCTCCGTCATCGGGCCGGGCCGGCACCTGACGCTGGCGTCCGCCCGGCTGCTGCCGTCCCGGATCGCCGACCGGTGGGCGCGGTATCCGTCGGCCTCGTCCACCCCGACCGCGCTCGCGGTGCGTACCGGCCGCCCGGTCGTGCTGCCGGACCCGGTCGCGGTCGCGGCCGAGACACCGGACGCGCTGGCCACGTTCGCGGAGATGGGCTGGCAGTCCGCGGTCAGCGTGCCGCTGCCAGGTCCGGCCGGTCCGGTGGGGGCGCTGACGTTCACCTGGGACCGGCCGTACGCACCGGATGACGCCGGCCAGGCGGTGCTGGTCGCGCTGGCCGGTTACACCGCGCAGGCGCTGGTCCGGGTGACCGCGCTCGACGACCGGCGCACGGCCGCCGCGACCATGCAGAAGGCCCTGCTCACGCCGCTGCCCGCGCACGACCACCTGCGGATGGCGGCACGGTACGTCCCCGCGCACCACGAGGACCACGTCGGCGGCGACTGGTACGACGCGATCAGTCTGGGCGAGGAGCGCCTGGCACTGGTGATCGGCGACGTGGCCGGGCACAGCATCGGGGCGGCCGCGGCGATGAGCCAGTACCGCAGCATGATGCGCACGCTGCTGGTCGACCGGGACGAGCCGCCGTCCGCGCTGCTGCGCCGACTGGAACACACCAGCCGATCGCTCGGCCACCCGGAACTGACCACCGTGCTGGTCGCGCACCTCGATCCGGCGCCGGCCGGCGGGCACGTGCTGACCTGGGCGAACGCGGGGCATCCGCCGCCGCTGGTGGTGCTGCCCGACGGTGGCGTCGACCTGCTCGACGGGCACGACCCGCTGATCGGCGCCGCCCGGCGCACCTCGCGCCGCAACCACACCCGGTACCTGCCGCCCGGCACGACGCTGGTGCTCTACACGGACGGCCTGGTCGAGACACGGACCGCCACGCTCGACGACGGCCTCGACGTCGTGCGCGACCTGCTGCGCCGAGAGCACCGCGCCGGGCCGGACACACTGGCCGACCTGCTGATCCGGCACGGCCCGGTGGTCACCGGCGAGGACGACGTCGCGCTGCTGATCGTCGCCACACCACCGCACCCGTGA
- a CDS encoding acyltransferase family protein encodes MRRIPVLDALRLLAALAVALYHYTTFWAVDGTHSPAHYLPSASRVTVYGFLGVEVFFMISGFVIGMSSWGKRLGDYAASRVARLYPAYWVCIAITLALTTLLPVKGGWIPVYDSFTWVDIGLNLTMLQHPLGAPSVDNVYWTLWTELRFYLLWALVVGRGVTYRRAVLFCVAWMTAAVLAVPIANPVVTMLTMPEYAGYFCAGILFYLVRRFGPSPLLWAMLGFTWLINLHSLNDRVQLNPGWDVPLWPAVLIISLVYLVLIAIALGGADRIDWRWLTVAGALTYPYYLLHQRIGYILLRHGVVDAGLPLEFLVPATMALMLIPAWLVHRFVERRFGPALRSALLRGVDEIRRHHPDEPARVALPRTGTHHEPMTVVAPTDARRTLVTAAAVPDARSGGD; translated from the coding sequence ATGCGCCGAATTCCCGTTCTCGATGCTCTCCGACTGCTGGCCGCCCTGGCCGTGGCCCTTTACCACTACACGACGTTCTGGGCGGTGGACGGAACGCACAGCCCGGCGCACTACCTGCCGTCGGCCAGCCGCGTGACCGTGTACGGATTCCTCGGCGTCGAGGTGTTCTTCATGATCAGCGGCTTCGTGATCGGGATGAGCAGCTGGGGCAAGCGGCTCGGTGACTACGCGGCGTCCCGGGTGGCGCGGCTCTACCCGGCGTACTGGGTATGCATCGCGATCACGCTCGCACTGACCACGCTGCTGCCGGTCAAGGGCGGGTGGATCCCGGTGTACGACTCGTTCACCTGGGTGGACATCGGCCTCAACCTGACGATGCTGCAGCATCCGCTGGGCGCGCCGTCGGTCGACAACGTCTACTGGACGCTCTGGACCGAGCTGCGGTTCTACCTGCTGTGGGCGCTGGTGGTGGGCCGTGGCGTCACGTACCGGCGGGCGGTGCTGTTCTGCGTGGCCTGGATGACCGCGGCGGTGCTCGCGGTGCCCATCGCCAACCCGGTGGTCACCATGCTGACCATGCCGGAGTACGCCGGTTACTTCTGCGCCGGCATCCTCTTCTACCTGGTCCGCCGGTTCGGCCCGTCCCCGCTGCTGTGGGCCATGCTCGGCTTCACCTGGCTGATCAACCTGCACAGCCTCAACGACCGCGTACAGCTCAACCCCGGCTGGGACGTGCCGCTGTGGCCGGCCGTCCTGATCATCTCGCTGGTCTATCTGGTGCTGATCGCTATCGCGCTCGGCGGGGCGGACCGCATCGACTGGCGCTGGCTGACCGTGGCGGGTGCGCTCACCTATCCGTACTATCTGCTGCACCAGCGGATCGGCTACATCCTCCTCCGGCACGGCGTGGTCGACGCCGGTCTCCCGCTGGAGTTCCTGGTGCCGGCCACCATGGCGCTGATGCTGATCCCCGCGTGGCTGGTGCACCGCTTCGTCGAGCGCCGCTTCGGCCCGGCGCTGCGCTCCGCGTTGCTGCGCGGCGTCGACGAGATCCGCCGGCACCACCCGGACGAGCCGGCCCGCGTGGCACTGCCCCGGACCGGCACCCACCACGAGCCGATGACCGTGGTCGCGCCCACCGACGCGCGCCGCACCCTGGTGACCGCCGCGGCCGTGCCGGACGCGCGCAGCGGCGGCGACTGA
- a CDS encoding response regulator — MSAIRVLVVDDEPLIAEAHAAYTRRVEGFEVTGVAHTGRAALAALRASGVDLVLLDLHLPDLHGLEIVRALRAAGSPTDVLAVTSARDLAMVRSAAALGVAHYLLKPFTFAGFRDKLERYAEYHRRLHGDGQVAAQHEIDRVFAALRGTPADSLPKGLDAATLDLVLAALRTLPATGGLSAAEIASRTGVSRVTARRYLEYLAGTGRVVRAPRYGGPGRPEVEYRPS, encoded by the coding sequence ATGAGCGCGATCCGGGTACTGGTCGTCGACGACGAGCCGCTGATCGCGGAGGCGCACGCGGCGTACACCCGGCGGGTCGAGGGTTTCGAGGTGACCGGCGTGGCGCACACCGGGCGTGCCGCGCTGGCCGCGCTCCGCGCCAGCGGCGTCGACCTGGTCCTGCTGGATCTCCACCTGCCGGATCTGCACGGTCTGGAGATCGTCCGGGCGCTGCGGGCCGCCGGCAGCCCGACGGACGTGCTGGCCGTCACGTCGGCGCGCGACCTGGCGATGGTCCGTTCCGCCGCCGCGCTCGGCGTAGCGCACTACCTGCTGAAACCGTTCACGTTCGCGGGGTTCCGGGACAAGCTGGAGCGATATGCCGAGTACCACCGTCGGCTGCACGGTGACGGTCAGGTCGCGGCCCAGCACGAGATCGACCGGGTCTTCGCCGCGCTCCGCGGCACGCCCGCCGACTCCCTTCCCAAGGGCCTGGACGCGGCGACCCTCGACCTGGTGCTGGCCGCTCTGCGTACCCTGCCCGCCACCGGCGGCCTCTCGGCCGCGGAGATCGCCTCCCGCACCGGCGTCTCCCGCGTCACGGCCCGTCGCTACCTGGAATACCTCGCCGGGACGGGCCGGGTGGTGCGCGCCCCGCGCTACGGGGGACCGGGCCGGCCCGAGGTGGAGTACCGGCCGTCGTGA